In the genome of Mangifera indica cultivar Alphonso chromosome 9, CATAS_Mindica_2.1, whole genome shotgun sequence, the window CAGAAAAGAGAGGGATTGGAAAGAGGAGAGTGACTattcttgtaatttaatttCACCCAAATATTCACTTTTCTTACAATCCTTAGTTTTGGTTTATGCTGTTTTAATTTTGAACCCTTAAAAATGACCTCATCTTAGTGCCCTGTTAAGAAAACCTAAAATTAGGTTCAcaagttacatttttttaaaatccacTCCTGAAAATATGTGAAATCCAATTGTGATTTGACTTGCATTGCATAAGTATGTAGCATAagtattatttattcttttttttttcaatattttggtgAATAGTTATCTTATTTGTAAAAGTGATACATTAATCCTTGTTCTTTCAAAATAAGTTGACTTCATCTGTGAAGTCTTTAAAAGGGTACTTCTTGACTACAAATGTAAGTTAGAATGGTAGTtgctttataattaatttgcatatttgttattaaattgaAGATTTTCTGAAAGTTTATGTTATGTTGTTAAATATGAACCTTAGGCTAAAAAATGAAAGGGAGGACGAGCTTCCATTAAATTTGGAGCCCTTTCGTCTATCAAAAGATATATTGTGTTCATTTCCTGCTGTTGGAAGTATCCTGAGATTGATCATAGACAGAGACATTGAAAAGCATATCCTTCACTTCCTGAACGCTGGCAAATGGGTGAAAATGTTAAATGTACATGTCAAAGTGAATGCAGGATTATGGTGTGGTTTGTTGACACATTTCACAAGGCTACGGTATTTGCCAGATGAGGACTTCCTCATATTGGAGCGACAAAGGTTTATTGTTAGTTCACTCTTTGTTTCATAATGCACTTATTACTGATATGTATaagtttgatatattaattattgttttacgGTTAGTATCATGATTATGTAACTCAGGTCTTTTGGTAACCGAATGTCAATGAAATATCCCCGGTTGCCATATTGGTGCTTTCCCTGGACTTCAGGAGTTACAGGTTTTAGATTTTTGGCTTATTAATGATTACATTCTCTCTCTATTTGAATTTCTTGGTTGTTTGTTGTCTGATTTGGTCTCATGGACACTAATATCTGTTCCCGAAACCTCTGTTATCATGTTGATGTTCAACCatgtctttctttgttttaacaGAGCTTGACTGCAATAATCGCGTGCCATTTGCTACATTGATGGATGTTCTCACATATTCAAAGGTATCCTATCTTATATAAAGGTTTTTTCCCCTCTTAATGTTTCcgaaatatttttctttatctttctaTTAATCTCCATGATTGACATAGAAGGTGTTTTCTTATCTTTGTTATATTGAACTTTGCTATGAAAGACATGTTCTTTGACAACCAAAATTTGAAGACAAACATGGTTATGCTATGTCTAAATGTTCTCTTTCCTAAACTACTTCTTTAGTCCTTTGGCTGTCAATTGACTTGTCTTCTACTGAGTATCTCTATGTTCTTATGTTTTTCTCAATGGTGGTTTCACAATTAGCTTTCATATTAGCTCAGTTAGCTCACCTTGCTAGTGCATTGTCAGCAAATCTTCATCTAAATTGTGAACTGTCATGGAAACATTTGATGATATTAATGCATTCCCACAAGTTAaagcaataaaatattttgcaaAGGTATGTACCTGGTGTGTTACCAACAGACATCCAGAATTTGCATTTCCCACTTTTTTGGAATTATGGTATTCAGCTGTTTGGGAAGTTTAAGGATGAGAAATTTGAGTTAGCAAAGTTGGGAGCAGCAGGGAGCCCCTTTTAATGTCAAAATAGtgttatatgtacaaataatgtgcacaaataatgatatgtcactatatgattggataattttaaattaaagataaaataatatctaattacatgatgacatatcattgtttgtgtacAAAGTTGTACACATTGtttgtgtacatagttttattatttaatgtccAATGTGAAATGATTTCCAAGAGGGCATAGAAGTCATTTCATGTTTGGTAAAAGACAAATAGTGTAGAAGgtagaaaggaagagaaaaaaaagtcaaagtttgtgtcaagaaatattcaatttaatggAAAATCTCCGTCCCAAACAGAAGcataaatctttttttcaaGGAGGCAGCAAGTTTTAGTTATAACAGATTTAAGCTATTCTTGTTCATTTCATCTGCATGGATTTTTGATGGCCCATGCATACAGCCTAATCGCACTTAATGCATGACAACAGGTGGCTGCTAAATACAGGTGTGTGGTTCGAGTTGTTGCTGCATTTCCCTGTCGGGCTGAGGATCTTCTCTGTAATTCTGGGAGGTACGGGCTGAGGCTTACCCTAGAGGATCCAACTGCACGAATCCATGCTTTTGTTTATGCCGAAGATGGGGTGAGCACATCTTTACCTCTTAAGTTCATATACATTCATAGTTTTTCCTTTATACTAGTTTCATCTTTGCTGAAGGGCTGTTCTCATAGCAACTCTCAGGTTCCTCTATCATGTTTCAAACCTACCTTATTGAATGACATCTATTAATTGAAATTCTTAGGATCTTTGCTTTGGAACCTCATATTTCACTGTCTTGTTCTGcttttccattaattttataatttttaatcctTAACAGGTGAAATTATTTGACGGTTATCCCCCCATCGATGCAGTGCAACAAAAGCTGAACAAACTGCTTGGAGTGGTAGTGACCAATGAGGGGATGGAAGATAAAAATGCTCCCAGAAATCCGCCATGGGTACAGTTTTGTCTGATGTCTTATTACCTGGATAAAAATGACCAATGGGGAAGCAGAAACTACAGAATCAGTATGACCAAAATTGTGGGTTAAGCTTTGATCACATCATTATTAGTGCTAGCGTTGGAAAAGGTATCATTTCACAACAAATTAATCTGTATAAAATCAATAGCTTTCTCTCTATAAATATACATCTTTTCACActtgttcttattcttattTTAGCTGCATGGTGACTTTGATATCAAATGATGATAATCTTGATAGAATTACAACCGAAAGCTAAATGTTGAGATTGAAAAgtctaaaacatataaattttacattagaagttcattatttatgatatatgatCTAAGTCCTATATATTGCATTTGGATCATAACACTATATTGCCATTGAAAAGAATGGTTATGACATTCCAGTTGAAGAAATTGTGGGATTAAGTTTCTTTAAGGTTTATTCTGCCAATGATTAAATGTTTCCGTCCTTGTCATTGTTGTATCATTTTACATGTGCTCTTTGCATTTTTGCAAGAATTTTGATTGGATCATGTTTATTCATATCTGAAAACTATCTGAATTCTTTGTTTTGTAGATTTCTTTTCAACAATTGGGCACATGATTATTTTTCCTACCTTGAggaatttataagatttttttgacaatatttATTGGATAATATATGTTGATAGTATAGTTTTTCCATGAAAATCTAtacatattttagtttaaaaaaaaaatttaatttaaaattattcaatcatataaaatatgtcaatttatttgtatcagTTAGTTTATAACTATTTATGTATAcgatatgaataattttagaaagGCCAAAAATTTACATTTGATATAGCATAATTAACAAGAATAACCAGTCACAAGAAGTATCTTTGACAAGAGAAATTTGTCTATAATGTCAGATATTATATGTTTCAAATTTTCCCTGCTAAAAGAACTCTTCTTATTCCTCTTGCATAAGTCTCTCTTCTATGGTGCAATGTAGGAAGTTGCATTTCTGCCTAAAAAGCTATAAAAGGGAGTTTCTTTCTGTACAGTATGTGAAAGTTTCCATGGTTGGGAGGAAGGTCCAAAACCTTAACAGTTTTGAAATACTACCTCTGTCGTCGATTAATGGATTGTTGTTGGAGCTGCATGCTCATGGAGCTGGTTTGGCAACGCTACCATACCAGCAGCCTCAATTGCATTCCTACGTTGCCTATCGCGAAGATACAGGGCAGTAAGAAggcagaggaagaggaagagagcTTAGTATGGTTGCATTTCCCTCTTCAAAGATGACATTATCCACCCATCCCTATATTTTTGGATAGACTTCAGGCAATGAATCGATCAGGAAAACTTATTTAAGACAGCATATCTTCAATATATACTTTTATCAGatgattgaattataattagagtactttttttgaaaataaaatatttttgtgtgaTTCAATAacaatcattaatttttataagaacAATAAGAGAGAGTAAAAGAGAAATCAAGTATAATGGTTAATATTACCAACCCTCAAAACTATATAGtaagtttaatttaaagtttagagcttagaaaaaatattttttaaagaattttaaatctCAGAAGACttggtaaaaataattataatttacattgaagtgattaaatatttctaattttaattaaaattgtatttttggtaagttgatgcttgttgccctAAATAGTGTGGGCCAAGGCCCAAGGTTGGAGATGATTACATTATTAATGTTTTATCCACGTGGCAGCAGAGCAGGGCAGCTATGGATGAAACTGAATTTCGAAGCCTTCTGGACTGTTGTTCGATCTCGCGATTATCAAGTAAATCAATCtataaaatttctatttattatgATCAACAACTATTTATTCCCTTTTTTTCGCATAAAGTTTATCCTTTCCTTGCTTCCGCACTCGTCTGATCCTTCAgtaaattgtgaaatttttgcttttgggatttttttcctttgctgCTGCTTGTGTTTGTCGAGCTTTTGAAATTGCCTTCTTTAATTTCAGGCAGAGTTGGATTCTTCAAGCCAGGATGAGGTTTAATTGCTGAAACTGCTCCATattgcttttattattattattattattattattattttgttacaaGTAATTTCTTTTCTTCAGTGTACTATCCTGCTGAGTGtagattttgaaatttggaCAGAGACTAAATGAGTGGCAAGATGCTTCgaatgaagaagataaaatgCAGATGGAGAGTCCAGATGTGTTGCTTCAACCTAATTATTTGAAGACATTATACTTCTGTAGATTCTCTGCCCAATCACCTGTTAGCGTGGCACCAAAATCCACcaacttcttttattaatgagGTTACCCTCACAATGAATTTTGGAAGTCTTCACTTTATGGATATGTCAcagaaaaaatatggtttatgttgtttttatgatataatatggaatattgaaaataaagcCACCCCAGCTTGCCTGCTCTAGTTATTTGATTGCTTCatgttcttaaaaaaaaaaaaaaaattaattttcacttCAAAACTAATGGAAGTTAATAgaatatatatcttttaagaTGCCTTAGTGTTATGCTAATAATTGGTGAGACTATCAGATTGATTTTGCCCAAATGGATTTGTTGTGCAGATGCATTTGGGCAGAAGCTGAAACTGGCAGCTGGGAGGGAGGTATACCTTGCTAGTCATAACATCTTATTAAGTGCATTCCAATTACTT includes:
- the LOC123225548 gene encoding protection of telomeres protein 1b isoform X2 codes for the protein MEKLPRIASIGDIILLSHVMMKIDDGQAYALFNKKFSSFALYERKDGEDILPYQASVRFHRREPDKKLIIGLRKWFHSFQLKEDFINFTLLKEIKEGQSINLVCKILHVCEILNSEWMAFVWDGTDTRPAFIHSKLKNEREDELPLNLEPFRLSKDILCSFPAVGSILRLIIDRDIEKHILHFLNAGKWVKMLNVHVKVNAGLWCGLLTHFTRLRYLPDEDFLILERQRSFGNRMSMKYPRLPYWCFPWTSGVTELDCNNRVPFATLMDVLTYSKVAAKYRCVVRVVAAFPCRAEDLLCNSGRYGLRLTLEDPTARIHAFVYAEDGVKLFDGYPPIDAVQQKLNKLLGVVVTNEGMEDKNAPRNPPWVQFCLMSYYLDKNDQWGSRNYRISMTKIVG
- the LOC123225548 gene encoding protection of telomeres protein 1b isoform X3, translated to MDDKDDYRYLKLNDAVFCIHQKVSLIGVILEVGCYMENRGSDSFSALTIIDESYSQAGIPVNFSADSMEKLPRIASIGDIILLSHVMILHVCEILNSEWMAFVWDGTDTRPAFIHSKLKNEREDELPLNLEPFRLSKDILCSFPAVGSILRLIIDRDIEKHILHFLNAGKWVKMLNVHVKVNAGLWCGLLTHFTRLRYLPDEDFLILERQRSFGNRMSMKYPRLPYWCFPWTSGVTELDCNNRVPFATLMDVLTYSKVAAKYRCVVRVVAAFPCRAEDLLCNSGRYGLRLTLEDPTARIHAFVYAEDGVKLFDGYPPIDAVQQKLNKLLGVVVTNEGMEDKNAPRNPPWVQFCLMSYYLDKNDQWGSRNYRISMTKIVG
- the LOC123225550 gene encoding uncharacterized protein LOC123225550 isoform X1, which encodes MLVALNSVGQGPRLEMITLLMFYPRGSRAGQLWMKLNFEAFWTVVRSRDYQAELDSSSQDERLNEWQDASNEEDKMQMESPDAFGQKLKLAAGREASFKFVSAFSFVIQTQLPPVYRLLSVHQPARFSGTSGRQ
- the LOC123225548 gene encoding protection of telomeres protein 1b isoform X1; this encodes MDDKDDYRYLKLNDAVFCIHQKVSLIGVILEVGCYMENRGSDSFSALTIIDESYSQAGIPVNFSADSMEKLPRIASIGDIILLSHVMMKIDDGQAYALFNKKFSSFALYERKDGEDILPYQASVRFHRREPDKKLIIGLRKWFHSFQLKEDFINFTLLKEIKEGQSINLVCKILHVCEILNSEWMAFVWDGTDTRPAFIHSKLKNEREDELPLNLEPFRLSKDILCSFPAVGSILRLIIDRDIEKHILHFLNAGKWVKMLNVHVKVNAGLWCGLLTHFTRLRYLPDEDFLILERQRSFGNRMSMKYPRLPYWCFPWTSGVTELDCNNRVPFATLMDVLTYSKVAAKYRCVVRVVAAFPCRAEDLLCNSGRYGLRLTLEDPTARIHAFVYAEDGVKLFDGYPPIDAVQQKLNKLLGVVVTNEGMEDKNAPRNPPWVQFCLMSYYLDKNDQWGSRNYRISMTKIVG
- the LOC123225550 gene encoding uncharacterized protein LOC123225550 isoform X2, with protein sequence MLVALNSVGQGPRLEMITLLMFYPRGSRAGQLWMKLNFEAFWTVVRSRDYQAELDSSSQDERLNEWQDASNEEDKMQMESPDAFGQKLKLAAGRETQLPPVYRLLSVHQPARFSGTSGRQ